The Fibrobacter sp. UWR4 DNA segment CCGGTGCAGAAATAGTATCGCCCTGGGTGGCGTGCTGCAGAATCATATTGTTTCTACGATAGACTTCATCAATCAGCAGGCGACGATCATTTTCCAGGGGAATGCGGAATTCTTCAAATATGTGATTGTTCACTTCCTGACCATCCTTCAGGAGGGTCAAGTCCAGCTCCACCGCTTCGTCCGGATTTTCCTGAGCAATGATGGAGCGGAGCCACCAGGCCATTTCCAGAGGAAGAGAATCCACGTACAAGGTGTCACCCACAGATGGCACCACAAATTCATTACGTTCATCGCGAGGAGACTTTGTGCGATAATAGGCAGTGTACTTACCCTTTCCCGGCAGATATTCCTGTTTCTGTCCGTTCACGAAAAGTCGTCCCTGGTGAACAGCCACCGTATCACCACTCACTGCGACACAACGTTTGATATAATCCTTGGGACCATCCGGGAAATGCACTAGATGAGGCTGACCCTTCAGCGGCTCATGATCCCAGTAATAGTTACCGAACATTAGAGCATTAAATAGATGGGTATAACGTTCCGGATTTCCTTCCGGGTATTCAGGCTCCCCAGGATAACGGAAGATAATCACATCTCCCGCCTCAGGCAGAGTAAAGCCAGGGAACTTCTTATTGCTAAAAGGAACGGGAGACCCATAGGTAAATTTCAGACCCAGCAGGAAGTCGCCAGTCCTCAAGGAATCTTCCATTGATCCACTGGGAATCTGGAACGCCTGAATCACATACTGAATCACAATGAGGGCAAGGAAAATGGGGACTACAATTTCCCGCAAAAGGCCCTTAGCAAAAATCTTAAACGAAAACGGTTTCTTTTCCTGAGACTCCATGGGGGACTCCAATTAGGTTTCCTGAATCTTCTTGAACATGTTTCTACTTACAAGCAATTCCGTCTTGTTTGCGTCATCCATAATCGCCACAAGCTTTCCGCTGGCGGAACGACGGAATTCCAGCACATGGTCCAAGGCCACAATATTGGAACGATGGATACGTACGAAACGACGGGGATCCAATTGCTTTTCCAGATCCAACAAAGATGTATAAATGAAATACTGGTTAGACTTGGTATAAATCGCAGTAAACTTGTCTTCGCTATGGAAACGGATAATATCCTTCACCTTCACGAGAATGGTCCTATCGCCGATCTTCACAAAAATCTGATTCAAGTAGGAAGTATGGGCTTCAACCAATTCACGCAACTTTTCCCAAGTAAGGCCACCTTCCGGCAAGGTTTCTTCCGACTCCGGGAAGAACTTGCGAAGCTTTTCCACAGCCACTTCAAGACGTTCTGCCTCGATGGGTTTCAGGATATAATCCACCGTATTCTCTTCAAAGGCGCGAAGAGCGAAATTATCGTAGGCGGTGGTAAAGATGATCAGCGGGACATCATCCTTATCCAAAGCATTCAGCACATCAAAGGCGTCCATGTCCGGCATCTGGATATCCAGAAACACGACGTCCGGAGCGTAATCCTTAATGCGCTCAATCGCCTGCTGGCCAGAGCACGCTTCTTCCAAGATTTCAATTTCGGAGGAATACTTTTCTTCCAACA contains these protein-coding regions:
- the lepB gene encoding signal peptidase I, producing the protein MESQEKKPFSFKIFAKGLLREIVVPIFLALIVIQYVIQAFQIPSGSMEDSLRTGDFLLGLKFTYGSPVPFSNKKFPGFTLPEAGDVIIFRYPGEPEYPEGNPERYTHLFNALMFGNYYWDHEPLKGQPHLVHFPDGPKDYIKRCVAVSGDTVAVHQGRLFVNGQKQEYLPGKGKYTAYYRTKSPRDERNEFVVPSVGDTLYVDSLPLEMAWWLRSIIAQENPDEAVELDLTLLKDGQEVNNHIFEEFRIPLENDRRLLIDEVYRRNNMILQHATQGDTISAPVPFSFIRELTRMAYLPLIDPMAPSGFTRKVSYTGFDGSLLQDLEGNVNLLNAPEEVAAPADSAIADSAIADSSAPAVTKPKFEIRRKMTLGGKPLDYYVVKTPQFFMMGDNRDNSLDSRYWGVVSLRNIKAKAFVIYFSFDNDDATFALANPFTWWRLPLKIRWSRLGKIIHLID
- a CDS encoding LytTR family DNA-binding domain-containing protein, yielding MGMRCTALIVDDEPLARRRLRALLEEKYSSEIEILEEACSGQQAIERIKDYAPDVVFLDIQMPDMDAFDVLNALDKDDVPLIIFTTAYDNFALRAFEENTVDYILKPIEAERLEVAVEKLRKFFPESEETLPEGGLTWEKLRELVEAHTSYLNQIFVKIGDRTILVKVKDIIRFHSEDKFTAIYTKSNQYFIYTSLLDLEKQLDPRRFVRIHRSNIVALDHVLEFRRSASGKLVAIMDDANKTELLVSRNMFKKIQET